Proteins found in one Serinicoccus marinus DSM 15273 genomic segment:
- a CDS encoding xanthine dehydrogenase family protein molybdopterin-binding subunit yields MTTPTRGTSILGTEVRRVEDPELLRGRGTFVGDTDLDDPEVLHAVFVRSPVAHALVRGVDTAAAAQAPGVVGVFTAAELGEEPVPPFAQIHDRVPRTALATDRVRFVGDPVALVVATGRAAAVDAGDLVDVDYEDLPVVVDMEAALEPDAPTQFPELGSNVVLAVKDPEGEPDVLAGAHRVARLRLENNRMATSPIEGHGILARPTLSDGEVTGLDVTLATQHPHLAKKLLVRWTGLPADAVRVRAPHVGGAFGGKAGIAPEHAAVVRAACLLGRPVRWVETRSETMLSMTSRGQVQYVEVGLDDEGRITGMRARLVGDCGAYAGFGGSFASGSTRTMSEGSYQIPRLRYDALSVMTNTAPTGAFRGAGRPEAAAMLERAMDHAARTVGLLPEEFRRRNVLAPEDLPHRTKFGAHYDTGDYATTLQAALDAAGVDELRAEQERRRERGDAWQLGIGIASYVEITGFGGSEYAGIRVGADGSVVVMAGTSAHGQGHATAFSMLVADALDLPLERVSYVQSDTAQVRSGGGTGGARSVQLGGSAVLEAAQELREQAIATAADLLETTAADVELVDGRFAVRGVPGAGVTWEEVARRAHEEGDELQVDHDFSQDGSTFPFGTHVSVVEVDVETGAVRLLRHVAVDDCGTVVNPLLVRGQQHGGCVQGISQALWEEFRYDEHGNPVTATFADYTLPTAGDLVQLETSLTTTPTDRNPLGAKGIGEAATVGSTPAVQNAVVDAVAHLGVRHVDLPCTPERVLGAVREAGRGEHDPWREPAAIFEDLPDLESVDDVEV; encoded by the coding sequence ATGACGACACCCACGCGCGGGACCTCCATCCTCGGCACCGAGGTGCGCCGGGTCGAGGACCCCGAGCTGCTGCGCGGGCGAGGAACCTTCGTCGGCGACACCGACCTCGACGACCCCGAGGTGCTGCACGCGGTCTTCGTGCGCAGCCCGGTGGCGCACGCGCTGGTCCGCGGCGTCGACACCGCGGCCGCGGCGCAGGCACCGGGTGTGGTCGGGGTGTTCACCGCGGCCGAGCTCGGCGAGGAGCCGGTGCCGCCCTTCGCCCAGATCCACGACCGGGTGCCGCGCACCGCCCTGGCGACCGACCGGGTGCGCTTCGTCGGCGACCCGGTCGCGCTGGTCGTCGCGACCGGGCGCGCTGCCGCGGTCGACGCCGGCGACCTCGTGGACGTGGACTACGAGGACCTGCCCGTGGTGGTCGACATGGAGGCCGCGCTGGAGCCGGACGCACCCACGCAGTTCCCCGAGCTGGGGAGCAATGTCGTCCTCGCGGTCAAGGACCCCGAGGGTGAGCCGGACGTGCTCGCGGGCGCGCACCGGGTCGCGCGGCTGCGCCTGGAGAACAACCGCATGGCGACCAGCCCGATCGAGGGGCACGGCATCCTCGCGCGCCCGACCCTGAGCGACGGTGAGGTCACCGGACTCGACGTCACCCTCGCCACCCAGCACCCGCACCTCGCGAAGAAGCTCCTGGTCCGCTGGACCGGGCTGCCCGCCGACGCGGTGCGAGTGCGGGCCCCGCACGTGGGCGGTGCCTTCGGCGGCAAGGCCGGGATCGCGCCGGAGCACGCGGCCGTGGTGCGGGCGGCGTGCTTGCTCGGCCGCCCGGTCCGGTGGGTGGAGACGCGCAGCGAGACGATGCTGTCGATGACGAGCCGGGGGCAGGTGCAGTACGTCGAGGTCGGGCTCGACGACGAGGGTCGCATCACCGGGATGCGGGCGCGGCTGGTGGGTGACTGCGGGGCGTACGCCGGTTTCGGCGGGTCCTTCGCCAGCGGCTCGACCCGGACCATGTCCGAGGGCTCCTACCAGATCCCGCGGCTGCGCTACGACGCGCTGTCGGTCATGACCAACACCGCACCCACCGGCGCCTTCCGTGGGGCGGGCCGGCCCGAGGCGGCGGCGATGCTGGAGCGGGCGATGGACCACGCGGCCCGGACGGTCGGCCTGCTCCCCGAGGAGTTCCGGCGCCGCAACGTCCTCGCCCCGGAGGACCTCCCGCACCGGACGAAGTTCGGCGCGCACTACGACACCGGCGACTACGCCACGACGCTGCAGGCGGCGCTGGACGCGGCCGGGGTGGACGAGCTGCGCGCCGAGCAGGAGCGGCGGCGGGAGCGGGGCGACGCGTGGCAGCTCGGCATCGGCATCGCGAGCTACGTCGAGATCACCGGCTTCGGCGGCTCGGAGTACGCTGGGATCCGGGTCGGTGCGGACGGCTCGGTCGTCGTCATGGCCGGGACGTCGGCCCACGGGCAGGGGCACGCGACCGCCTTCTCGATGCTCGTCGCCGACGCCCTCGACCTCCCGCTGGAGCGGGTGTCCTACGTGCAGTCCGACACCGCGCAGGTCCGCAGCGGTGGCGGCACCGGCGGGGCGCGGTCGGTGCAGCTCGGCGGCAGCGCGGTGCTGGAGGCCGCGCAGGAGCTGCGTGAGCAGGCGATCGCCACGGCGGCCGACCTGCTGGAGACGACGGCGGCGGACGTCGAGCTGGTGGACGGCCGGTTCGCGGTCCGGGGCGTCCCCGGTGCGGGAGTGACCTGGGAGGAGGTCGCCCGCCGGGCGCACGAGGAGGGGGACGAGCTGCAGGTGGATCACGACTTCTCGCAGGACGGGTCGACCTTCCCGTTCGGCACCCACGTGAGCGTGGTCGAGGTCGATGTCGAGACGGGGGCGGTGCGGCTGCTCCGGCACGTGGCCGTCGACGACTGCGGGACCGTGGTCAACCCGCTGCTCGTGCGCGGGCAGCAGCACGGCGGGTGCGTGCAGGGCATCTCGCAGGCGCTCTGGGAGGAGTTCCGCTACGACGAGCACGGCAACCCGGTGACCGCCACCTTCGCCGACTACACGCTGCCCACCGCGGGCGACCTGGTCCAGCTGGAGACCAGCCTCACGACGACCCCGACGGACCGGAACCCGTTGGGCGCGAAGGGGATCGGGGAGGCGGCGACGGTCGGCTCGACACCGGCGGTGCAGAACGCCGTCGTCGACGCCGTCGCGCACCTCGGGGTGCGGCACGTCGACCTACCCTGCACGCCGGAACGGGTGCTGGGGGCCGTCCGCGAGGCGGGGCGGGGCGAGCACGACCCGTGGCGCGAGCCGGCGGCGATCTTCGAGGACCTGCCCGACCTGGAGTCCGTGGACGACGTCGAGGTGTGA
- a CDS encoding aldo/keto reductase, whose protein sequence is MSHPTFPGTDRTFLPVNLGGNPFGWTADAEASFAVLDAFLAAGGSFVDTADMYSAWAEGHEGGESERIIGRWMAERGNRDEVLVATKVGKKPGRQGLARDTVMTALDESLDRLETDHVDLYYAHTDDDSVDIAEQVATFDEVVRSGRARTIGLSNYAPDRLRAFLETAAEQGASVPTAIQPRYSLVSRADYERDLAPLVAEFGLAVFSYPALASGFLTGKYRTEEDFDGNARGGAARRYADAGGLAVVDVLVEVAQRHDVQPATVALGWVLAKGVTAPIASASRPEQLEPLLAATSLQLTEADVRQLDEASSSF, encoded by the coding sequence ATGTCTCACCCCACCTTTCCCGGCACCGACCGCACGTTCCTCCCCGTCAACCTGGGGGGCAACCCGTTCGGCTGGACCGCCGACGCCGAGGCCAGCTTCGCCGTGCTCGACGCCTTCCTCGCCGCAGGCGGGTCCTTCGTCGACACCGCCGACATGTACTCCGCGTGGGCCGAGGGCCACGAGGGCGGCGAGTCCGAGCGCATCATCGGCCGCTGGATGGCCGAGCGCGGCAACCGCGACGAGGTGCTCGTCGCGACCAAGGTGGGCAAGAAGCCCGGCCGCCAGGGACTGGCTCGCGACACCGTGATGACCGCCCTGGACGAGTCGTTGGACCGGCTGGAGACCGACCACGTGGACCTCTACTACGCGCACACCGACGACGACTCGGTCGACATCGCCGAGCAGGTCGCCACCTTCGACGAGGTGGTGCGCAGCGGCCGGGCCCGCACGATCGGCCTGTCCAACTACGCCCCCGACCGGCTGCGCGCCTTCCTCGAGACCGCCGCCGAGCAGGGGGCGAGCGTCCCGACCGCGATCCAGCCGCGCTACAGCCTGGTCTCCCGCGCCGACTACGAGCGCGACCTCGCCCCGCTGGTCGCGGAGTTCGGGCTGGCCGTCTTCAGCTACCCCGCGCTCGCCTCGGGCTTCCTCACCGGGAAGTACCGCACCGAGGAGGACTTCGACGGCAACGCCCGTGGCGGCGCCGCCCGGCGGTATGCCGACGCCGGCGGCCTGGCGGTGGTGGACGTGCTCGTCGAGGTGGCGCAGCGGCACGACGTGCAGCCCGCGACCGTCGCCCTCGGGTGGGTGCTGGCGAAGGGCGTCACCGCCCCGATCGCCTCCGCCTCCCGCCCCGAGCAGCTGGAGCCGCTGCTGGCAGCGACCTCGCTCCAGCTGACCGAGGCGGACGTGCGCCAGCTCGACGAGGCTTCGTCGAGCTTCTGA
- a CDS encoding oxygenase MpaB family protein translates to MTLARLQTALGSALRARVAGDDASERAARIWDTPGDRWFTEQDPVWRVHADAAMFPGGVAALLLQMLHPMAMAGVAGHSGYKGDPWGRLQRTSTYLAATTFGTVEHAMDTIGHVRAIHERVRGKDAFGRPYRASDPHLLRWVHVAEAWSFLHAYQAFARTPLSTSEADTYVAQAGVSAGHLGVVDPPRTVRELEGELTAYRAELEATEQAREAARFLLVEPPLPLASRPGYWAIAAGGVALLPRYARAELGLPASPTLSRGVLRPLGRASTSTVRWAMAGVGRDRAQERAA, encoded by the coding sequence ATGACTCTCGCTCGGCTGCAGACTGCGCTCGGGAGCGCGCTGCGCGCCCGTGTCGCCGGGGACGACGCGAGCGAGCGCGCCGCGCGCATCTGGGACACGCCGGGGGATCGCTGGTTCACCGAGCAGGACCCGGTCTGGCGGGTGCACGCGGACGCCGCGATGTTTCCCGGCGGCGTGGCGGCGCTGCTCCTGCAGATGCTCCACCCCATGGCCATGGCAGGGGTCGCGGGCCACTCCGGCTACAAGGGTGACCCCTGGGGAAGGCTGCAGCGGACGAGTACCTACCTCGCGGCCACCACCTTCGGCACCGTCGAGCACGCGATGGACACGATCGGTCACGTCCGCGCGATCCACGAGCGGGTGCGGGGCAAGGACGCCTTCGGGCGTCCCTACCGCGCCTCGGACCCGCACCTGCTGCGGTGGGTGCACGTCGCGGAGGCATGGTCCTTCCTGCACGCCTACCAGGCCTTCGCGCGCACCCCGCTCAGCACGTCCGAGGCAGACACCTACGTCGCGCAGGCCGGGGTCTCCGCCGGGCACCTCGGCGTGGTCGACCCGCCGCGGACGGTGCGGGAGCTGGAGGGTGAGTTGACGGCATACCGCGCCGAGCTCGAGGCCACCGAGCAGGCCCGGGAGGCGGCCCGCTTCCTGCTCGTGGAGCCGCCGCTGCCGCTGGCGTCGAGGCCCGGCTACTGGGCGATCGCCGCCGGGGGAGTCGCGTTGCTGCCGAGGTATGCGCGGGCCGAGCTCGGGCTGCCCGCGTCGCCGACGCTCTCGCGCGGGGTGCTGCGTCCGCTCGGCCGGGCCAGCACCTCGACGGTGCGGTGGGCGATGGCCGGGGTGGGCCGCGACCGGGCGCAGGAGCGGGCTGCGTGA
- a CDS encoding 2'-5' RNA ligase family protein, giving the protein MSRQHALELVLSPEDDARVRGRWQALEEGGIASLARHQGRTHRPHLTVATSQVAPDADVLRVAQDLWAPLLPLPLRVDGLVLLGGRRVSVADLVAAPFEARVAQARVTHAWSGADERPWIPHVTLATRLSLARAGEALELLATAAGPESRTETHDGAVARTTLTVQGLRWWDPDHEVVAPVAGVAA; this is encoded by the coding sequence GTGAGCCGGCAGCACGCCCTGGAGCTGGTGCTCTCACCGGAGGACGACGCGCGGGTCCGCGGACGCTGGCAGGCCCTCGAGGAGGGCGGGATCGCGTCGCTCGCGCGGCACCAAGGACGCACCCACCGCCCGCACCTCACCGTCGCCACGTCGCAGGTCGCGCCGGACGCGGACGTGCTGCGCGTCGCGCAGGACCTCTGGGCGCCGCTGCTGCCGCTGCCGTTGCGGGTCGACGGCCTCGTCCTGCTCGGCGGACGACGGGTGAGCGTCGCCGACCTCGTGGCCGCCCCGTTCGAGGCCCGCGTCGCCCAGGCCCGGGTGACCCACGCGTGGTCGGGTGCGGACGAGCGGCCGTGGATCCCGCACGTCACCCTGGCCACCCGGTTGAGCCTGGCCCGGGCGGGCGAGGCGCTGGAGCTGCTCGCGACGGCGGCCGGCCCGGAATCCCGGACCGAGACGCACGACGGCGCCGTCGCGCGCACGACGCTCACGGTGCAGGGCCTGCGCTGGTGGGACCCGGACCACGAGGTGGTCGCGCCGGTGGCGGGGGTCGCGGCGTGA
- a CDS encoding cryptochrome/photolyase family protein, giving the protein MSGSTQVRLVYPHQLHAEQLRVPEGTVLVVVEDDLLYRQYPFHAHKLVLHRAATRRFVDRAREQWLDVEVVESSPDRTSGEALVELVERLSPGRVSVLDVADDWLARHCRDQLREGGYELRAEDVLDTPAFLTTREQIREHFSTGGARMQHFYAWQRRRLDVLMDGDQPVGGRWSYDTENRKKLPAGHPVPDPALGPARRHTRVTEAIDWVSEHFPDAPGDPGTFSWATSPGEGDAALRRFLDERFMQFGPYEDAISAEHPVIFHAALTPALNCGLIDPDQVLERALAAADEHDVELPSLEGFVRQIIGWREYMRATYRLWGRRMRTSNVLEHGRSLDESWWTGETGLEPVDLVIRRVLERGYAHHIERLMVLGNALCLLRVHPDEVFRWFMALFVDAYDWVMVPNVYAMSQFAAGDAITTKPYVSGSNYLRKMSDLPAGDWREAWDGLYWTFVEDHREVFEANSRANFAVRTWEGMAEDKQQSHRDAAAPWLGR; this is encoded by the coding sequence GTGAGCGGCTCGACGCAGGTCCGGCTCGTCTACCCGCACCAGCTGCACGCGGAGCAGCTGCGGGTGCCGGAGGGGACGGTGCTCGTGGTGGTGGAGGACGACCTGCTCTACCGGCAGTACCCCTTCCATGCGCACAAGCTCGTGCTGCACCGCGCGGCCACCCGCCGTTTCGTCGACCGTGCCCGGGAGCAGTGGCTGGATGTCGAGGTCGTGGAGTCCTCCCCGGACCGGACCAGCGGCGAGGCCCTGGTGGAGCTCGTTGAACGGCTCTCGCCCGGGAGGGTGAGCGTGCTGGACGTCGCCGACGACTGGCTCGCGCGGCACTGCCGGGACCAGCTGCGCGAGGGTGGCTACGAGCTGCGCGCCGAGGACGTGCTCGACACCCCCGCCTTCCTCACCACCCGCGAGCAGATCCGTGAGCACTTCTCCACCGGCGGCGCGCGGATGCAGCACTTCTACGCCTGGCAGCGACGCCGGCTGGACGTGCTCATGGATGGTGACCAGCCGGTCGGGGGCCGGTGGTCCTACGACACCGAGAACCGCAAGAAGCTGCCCGCCGGACACCCCGTCCCGGACCCCGCGCTCGGGCCGGCGCGACGGCATACCCGCGTCACCGAGGCGATCGACTGGGTGAGCGAGCACTTCCCGGACGCCCCCGGGGACCCGGGGACCTTCTCCTGGGCGACGTCACCGGGCGAGGGGGACGCGGCGCTGCGCCGGTTCCTCGACGAGCGGTTCATGCAGTTCGGGCCCTACGAGGACGCGATCAGCGCCGAGCACCCGGTGATCTTCCACGCCGCGCTCACGCCAGCGCTGAACTGCGGGCTCATCGACCCCGACCAGGTGCTGGAGCGGGCGCTGGCCGCGGCGGACGAGCACGACGTGGAGCTGCCCAGCCTCGAGGGCTTCGTGCGTCAGATCATCGGCTGGCGGGAGTACATGCGGGCCACGTACCGGCTCTGGGGCCGCCGGATGCGCACGAGCAACGTCCTCGAGCACGGGCGGTCGTTGGACGAGTCGTGGTGGACCGGTGAGACGGGTCTCGAGCCGGTCGACCTCGTCATCCGACGGGTGCTGGAGCGGGGGTATGCCCACCACATCGAGCGGCTCATGGTGCTCGGCAACGCGCTGTGTCTGCTCAGGGTGCACCCGGACGAGGTCTTCCGGTGGTTCATGGCGCTCTTCGTCGACGCCTACGACTGGGTCATGGTCCCGAACGTGTATGCGATGAGCCAGTTCGCCGCGGGTGACGCCATCACCACCAAGCCCTACGTCTCGGGCAGCAACTACCTGCGGAAGATGTCGGACCTGCCGGCGGGGGACTGGCGGGAGGCGTGGGACGGGCTTTACTGGACGTTCGTCGAGGACCACCGCGAGGTCTTCGAGGCCAACAGCCGGGCGAACTTCGCGGTGCGCACCTGGGAGGGCATGGCCGAGGACAAGCAGCAGTCGCACCGCGACGCGGCGGCACCCTGGCTGGGTCGGTAG
- a CDS encoding reprolysin-like metallopeptidase, with the protein MVFSNGYSSSFLNAAVSSMNDWGTTDLNTARDTSLSYLETDVHFWPDNTLTDTNTLANTDCLTAVNWLRCGAYQVRVRPDVYQGGYNLAKAVVCHETGHTIGLLHGNQSNPQVANQNLDLGCMRTQPLDGQMRFIGEHNLWEADRMY; encoded by the coding sequence ATGGTTTTTTCCAATGGGTATAGTTCAAGTTTTCTGAACGCGGCTGTCTCGTCAATGAACGACTGGGGTACAACAGACCTCAATACGGCTAGGGACACTTCACTTTCCTACTTGGAGACTGACGTTCATTTCTGGCCGGATAATACGCTAACGGATACAAATACACTGGCTAATACTGATTGCCTGACGGCGGTGAATTGGCTTAGGTGCGGGGCGTACCAAGTCAGAGTAAGACCAGACGTTTATCAAGGCGGTTATAACTTAGCGAAGGCGGTGGTATGTCATGAGACAGGGCATACTATCGGTCTTCTGCATGGGAATCAGTCAAACCCTCAGGTAGCCAACCAAAACCTCGATCTGGGTTGCATGCGAACGCAGCCACTCGATGGCCAGATGCGTTTCATTGGGGAACACAACCTGTGGGAAGCGGATCGGATGTACTAG
- a CDS encoding M20/M25/M40 family metallo-hydrolase: MPTTHAAAVRNLVAARLDDVLADLDLLVSLETPSQRRDLLRAALPQIEAYLVGRLGEPARRVQHDGGEFGDVLDLTWTGSGAAGEVLSLAHYDTVWPEGTLAGWPLRRDGDVLTGPGVLDMKLGIVQTVWALLALLELGVPHPDLRLMLTADEEIGSRAGRPHLEAAAREALVTLVTEPSADGAVKTRRKGMVFADLVVNGVEAHAGLDPDTGASAVHELATLVPEVVALAESGRGTTVNVGTFTGGTGRNVVAGHATCAVDVRIQEPAEEDRVVAALEALRPHDPRCRLEVAIDRNRPPMNPGEHTARLVGLAPGSRVLTWVSRSVRWRSAVPATPTSSPRSGCRSSTGSAGSAPDRTPGTSTCW, from the coding sequence ATGCCGACCACCCACGCGGCCGCTGTCCGGAACCTTGTCGCCGCCCGGCTGGACGACGTGCTGGCGGACCTCGACCTGCTGGTCTCGCTGGAGACCCCGAGCCAGCGCCGGGACCTGCTGCGGGCGGCGCTGCCGCAGATCGAGGCATACCTCGTCGGGCGGTTGGGCGAGCCGGCGCGGAGGGTGCAGCACGACGGCGGTGAGTTCGGCGACGTGCTCGACCTCACCTGGACGGGGTCCGGGGCGGCGGGCGAGGTGCTGTCGCTCGCGCACTACGACACGGTGTGGCCCGAGGGGACGCTCGCCGGGTGGCCGCTGCGCCGCGACGGCGACGTGCTGACCGGGCCCGGCGTGCTGGACATGAAGCTCGGGATCGTGCAGACGGTCTGGGCGCTGCTGGCGCTGCTCGAGCTGGGCGTGCCGCACCCGGACCTCCGGTTGATGCTCACGGCGGACGAGGAGATCGGCTCGCGCGCCGGGCGACCGCACCTCGAGGCGGCGGCCCGCGAGGCGCTGGTCACGCTCGTGACCGAGCCCAGCGCCGACGGGGCGGTGAAGACGCGTCGCAAGGGGATGGTCTTCGCGGACCTCGTCGTCAACGGCGTGGAGGCGCACGCGGGGCTGGACCCGGACACCGGAGCCAGCGCGGTGCACGAGCTCGCGACCCTCGTGCCCGAGGTGGTCGCGCTCGCGGAGTCGGGGCGCGGGACCACCGTCAACGTGGGCACCTTCACCGGCGGCACCGGCCGCAACGTCGTCGCCGGGCACGCCACCTGCGCGGTCGACGTGCGGATCCAGGAGCCGGCCGAGGAGGACCGCGTCGTGGCGGCCCTGGAGGCGCTGCGCCCGCACGACCCGCGGTGCCGCCTCGAGGTCGCGATCGACCGCAACCGGCCGCCGATGAACCCGGGGGAGCACACGGCGCGGCTCGTCGGTCTCGCGCCCGGGTCGCGGGTGCTGACCTGGGTGTCGAGGTCGGTGAGGTGGCGGTCGGCGGTGCCAGCGACGCCAACTTCATCGCCGCGCTCGGGCTGCCGGTCCTCGACGGGCTCGGCGGGATCGGCGCCGGACCGCACGCCCGGCACGAGCACGTGCTGGTGA
- a CDS encoding amidohydrolase has translation MPEPTTILDDHPDLRASLHDLYRHLHAHPELSMQEEATATLVEERMGELGYEVFRCGGTGVVATLRNGDGPVVAFRADTDALPVEEDTGLDYASTARGTLPDGSAVPVMHACGHDMHVTAAVGAATLLAQDRDGWSGTVVFLFQPGEETAQGAAAMLADGLWDRADRPEVVYGQHVWPGVTGTVDLTPGPAMTYSDSWKVVVKGRGGHGSQPESTIDPVVLAAHMIVRIQSLTSREVPAQKAAVITIATIHAGMKENIIPATAEFTINMRNLDADVRDHLLGALRRVIMAEAMASEAPEPEITEICTFPLLHNDVDEAGRVLEVLRGTLGEGHVSEIPAVMGSEDFGALPDAIDVPGVYWFFGGLTREAVEGEEPTVTNHSPFFAPELEPTLSTGVSAAHAVLTARLGARA, from the coding sequence ATGCCTGAGCCGACGACGATCCTGGACGACCACCCCGACCTGCGCGCGTCGCTGCACGACCTCTACCGCCACCTGCACGCCCACCCCGAGCTGTCCATGCAGGAGGAGGCGACCGCGACCCTGGTCGAGGAGCGGATGGGTGAGCTGGGCTACGAGGTCTTCCGGTGCGGCGGCACCGGCGTGGTCGCGACGCTGCGCAACGGCGACGGTCCCGTCGTGGCCTTCCGTGCCGACACCGACGCGCTGCCGGTCGAGGAGGACACCGGGCTGGACTACGCCTCCACCGCTCGCGGCACCCTGCCCGACGGCAGCGCCGTCCCGGTGATGCACGCTTGCGGCCACGACATGCATGTCACCGCGGCGGTGGGGGCCGCGACGCTGCTGGCGCAGGACCGCGACGGGTGGTCGGGCACGGTCGTCTTCCTCTTCCAGCCGGGGGAGGAGACCGCCCAGGGCGCGGCGGCGATGCTGGCCGACGGGCTCTGGGACCGCGCCGACCGGCCCGAGGTGGTCTACGGCCAGCACGTGTGGCCCGGCGTCACCGGCACCGTCGACCTCACCCCCGGACCGGCGATGACCTACTCCGACTCCTGGAAGGTCGTGGTCAAGGGCCGCGGCGGCCACGGCTCGCAGCCGGAGTCGACGATCGACCCGGTCGTCCTCGCCGCGCACATGATCGTGCGCATCCAGAGCCTCACGAGCCGCGAGGTCCCGGCGCAGAAGGCCGCGGTCATCACCATCGCGACCATCCACGCGGGGATGAAGGAGAACATCATCCCCGCCACCGCCGAGTTCACCATCAACATGCGCAACCTCGACGCCGACGTCCGCGACCACCTGCTCGGCGCCCTGCGCCGGGTCATCATGGCCGAGGCCATGGCCTCGGAGGCACCCGAGCCGGAGATCACCGAGATCTGCACCTTCCCGCTCCTGCACAACGACGTGGACGAGGCCGGGCGCGTGCTAGAGGTGCTGCGCGGCACGCTCGGCGAGGGGCACGTCAGCGAGATCCCGGCGGTGATGGGCAGCGAGGACTTCGGGGCGCTGCCGGACGCGATCGACGTGCCCGGCGTCTACTGGTTCTTCGGCGGCCTCACCCGGGAGGCGGTCGAGGGGGAGGAGCCCACCGTGACCAACCACTCGCCCTTCTTCGCGCCGGAGCTGGAGCCGACGCTGAGCACCGGGGTGAGCGCGGCGCACGCGGTGCTCACCGCCCGGCTGGGGGCGCGGGCATGA
- a CDS encoding flavodoxin family protein, whose protein sequence is MDAPRYDSLTALLVNCSLSPQEEQSHTGRLLDVVDHLMSGAGVSVDRLHAVSHDIAPGVQPDMREHGIATDDWPSLWPRVEAADIVVLGTPLWLGEESSVCRRVIERLYAMSGLLNDAGQSIYYGKVGGAVITGNEDGVKHTSMSLLFSLQHLGMVIPPQADCGWLGEIGPGPSYADPREDADPVGFDNDFTRRNATIMSWNLMHTAHLLRQAGGLPTYGNDRNALGDGELFGYAAPRPVAGQG, encoded by the coding sequence GTGGACGCACCGCGCTACGACTCGCTCACCGCCCTGCTCGTCAACTGCTCACTCAGCCCGCAGGAGGAGCAGTCACACACCGGCCGGCTGCTCGACGTGGTGGACCACCTCATGTCGGGCGCCGGGGTGAGCGTGGACCGCCTCCACGCGGTGAGCCACGACATCGCCCCGGGGGTGCAGCCGGACATGCGCGAGCACGGGATCGCCACCGACGACTGGCCCTCCCTGTGGCCGCGGGTCGAGGCGGCCGACATCGTCGTGCTCGGCACCCCGCTGTGGCTCGGCGAGGAGTCGTCGGTGTGCCGGCGCGTCATCGAGCGGCTCTACGCCATGTCGGGGCTGCTCAACGACGCCGGGCAGTCGATCTACTACGGCAAGGTCGGCGGCGCGGTCATCACCGGCAACGAGGACGGCGTCAAGCACACGTCGATGTCGCTGCTGTTCTCGCTGCAGCACCTGGGGATGGTCATCCCGCCGCAGGCGGACTGCGGGTGGCTGGGCGAGATCGGGCCGGGGCCGTCCTACGCCGACCCGCGCGAGGACGCGGACCCGGTCGGTTTCGACAACGACTTCACCCGCCGCAACGCCACGATCATGAGCTGGAACCTCATGCACACCGCGCACCTGCTGCGGCAGGCGGGCGGGCTGCCGACCTACGGCAACGACCGCAACGCCCTCGGCGACGGCGAGCTCTTCGGGTATGCCGCGCCCCGGCCGGTCGCGGGCCAGGGCTGA
- a CDS encoding haloacid dehalogenase type II, whose amino-acid sequence MALHRPELVVLDVNETLSDLSPLRDRFADLGVPPEEAATWFASLLRDGFALTVTGDNPDFAGIGRELLGSLLAGSVDDVPAGVEHVMTGFADLGLHPDVVPGLRALREGGLRVVTLSNGSTAVAEGLLGRAGALDLVERLLSVEDAGRWKPAPEAYRHALDVCGVPADRAVLVAVHPWDLHGAHRAGLGTTWVSRSGGRYPGHLAAPDLTVEDLPALAEALQQA is encoded by the coding sequence GTGGCCCTGCACCGACCCGAGCTGGTCGTCCTGGACGTCAACGAGACGCTGTCGGACCTGTCGCCGCTGCGCGACCGCTTCGCCGATCTCGGCGTGCCTCCCGAGGAGGCGGCGACCTGGTTCGCCTCGCTGCTGCGGGACGGCTTCGCGCTCACCGTCACCGGCGACAACCCGGACTTCGCCGGGATCGGGCGCGAGCTCCTCGGCAGTCTGCTGGCGGGCTCGGTGGACGACGTGCCGGCCGGGGTGGAGCACGTCATGACCGGCTTCGCCGACCTCGGGCTCCACCCGGACGTCGTTCCCGGCCTGCGGGCGCTGCGCGAGGGCGGGCTCCGGGTGGTCACCCTGAGCAACGGCTCGACCGCCGTGGCCGAGGGTCTGCTCGGGCGGGCCGGCGCGCTCGACCTCGTCGAGCGGCTGCTCAGCGTCGAGGACGCCGGGCGCTGGAAGCCGGCGCCCGAGGCATACCGGCACGCGCTGGACGTCTGCGGCGTGCCCGCCGACCGCGCCGTCCTCGTCGCCGTGCACCCGTGGGACCTCCACGGGGCGCACCGGGCGGGGCTCGGCACGACGTGGGTTTCACGGTCCGGCGGACGCTACCCCGGCCACCTCGCCGCGCCGGACCTCACGGTGGAGGATCTGCCCGCCCTGGCCGAGGCCCTCCAGCAGGCCTGA